One genomic region from Mesorhizobium terrae encodes:
- a CDS encoding amino acid ABC transporter ATP-binding protein: protein MATENTVSAEELKVNTNKMHISDTDVAIEIVGMHKWYGEFHVLKDINLKVMRGERIVICGPSGSGKSTMIRCINRLEEHQKGKIIVDGKELTNDLKKIDEVRREVGMVFQHFNLFPHLTILENCTLAPIWVRKIPKKQAEETAMHFLKRVKIPEQAHKYPGQLSGGQQQRVAIARSLCMNPRIMLFDEPTSALDPEMIKEVLETMVGLAEEGMTMLCVTHEMGFARKVANRVIFMDQGQIVEQNTPVEFFDHPRHERTKLFLSQILH, encoded by the coding sequence ATGGCCACAGAAAATACAGTCAGCGCGGAAGAGCTGAAGGTCAACACCAACAAGATGCATATCTCCGACACCGATGTCGCCATCGAGATCGTCGGCATGCACAAATGGTATGGCGAGTTCCATGTGCTGAAGGACATCAATCTAAAGGTGATGCGCGGCGAGCGCATCGTCATCTGCGGTCCGTCGGGCTCGGGCAAGTCGACCATGATCCGCTGCATCAACCGGCTGGAGGAACACCAGAAGGGCAAGATCATCGTCGACGGCAAGGAGCTGACCAACGATCTGAAGAAGATCGACGAGGTGCGCCGCGAGGTCGGCATGGTGTTCCAGCACTTCAACCTGTTCCCGCATCTGACGATTTTGGAGAACTGCACGCTGGCGCCGATCTGGGTGCGCAAGATCCCGAAGAAGCAGGCGGAAGAGACCGCCATGCATTTCTTGAAGCGCGTCAAGATCCCGGAGCAGGCGCACAAATATCCGGGCCAGCTGTCGGGCGGCCAGCAGCAGCGTGTGGCGATCGCGCGCTCGCTGTGCATGAACCCGCGCATCATGCTGTTCGACGAGCCGACCTCGGCGCTCGATCCCGAAATGATCAAGGAAGTGCTGGAGACGATGGTCGGTCTTGCCGAGGAAGGCATGACGATGCTGTGCGTGACCCACGAGATGGGTTTTGCGCGCAAGGTCGCGAACCGTGTGATCTTCATGGACCAGGGCCAGATCGTCGAACAGAACACGCCGGTCGAGTTCTTCGACCACCCGCGCCACGAGCGCACCAAGCTCTTCCTCAGCCAGATCCTGCACTGA
- a CDS encoding amino acid ABC transporter permease, with protein MAQSDLSWVRTEMAQPMPAPAGEYGLGAWVRKNLFASVGDSILTVIGLFLVAMILPPLINWAFIHAVWSGADRTACATVAQGGVQPDGWSGACWAFVNAKFGQFMFGRYPFEERWRPILAAVLFVALLVPLLIPRVPRKGLNAVLLFFVLPIVAFVLLVGNMFGLPHVETPLWGGLLVTLTLSFVGIAVSLPIGILLALGRRSKMPVVKMLCVIFIETIRGVPLITVLFMASVMLPLFLPAGVTFDKFLRALIGVSLFAAAYMAEVVRGGLQAIPKGQYEGADSLGLRYWQKMYFIVLPQALKLVIPGIVNTFIGMFKDTSLVYIISMFDLLGVVRQNFSDANWATPQTPASGLIFAAAVFWLFCFGMSRYSIFMERRLDTGYKR; from the coding sequence ATGGCACAGAGCGATCTTTCCTGGGTTCGCACCGAGATGGCGCAGCCAATGCCGGCGCCGGCCGGCGAATATGGTCTCGGCGCCTGGGTGCGCAAGAACCTGTTCGCCTCGGTCGGCGATTCGATCCTGACCGTGATCGGCCTTTTTCTGGTCGCCATGATCCTGCCGCCGCTCATCAATTGGGCCTTCATCCACGCGGTCTGGTCCGGCGCCGACCGCACGGCCTGCGCCACGGTCGCGCAAGGCGGCGTGCAGCCGGACGGCTGGTCCGGCGCCTGCTGGGCGTTCGTCAACGCCAAATTCGGCCAGTTCATGTTCGGCCGCTATCCGTTCGAGGAGCGCTGGCGTCCCATCCTTGCCGCCGTTCTGTTCGTGGCGCTTTTGGTGCCGCTGCTGATCCCGCGCGTGCCACGCAAGGGCCTGAACGCGGTTCTGCTCTTCTTCGTGCTGCCGATCGTCGCCTTCGTCCTTCTGGTCGGCAACATGTTCGGCCTGCCGCATGTCGAGACGCCGCTGTGGGGCGGTCTGCTGGTCACGCTGACGCTGTCTTTCGTCGGCATCGCCGTTTCGCTGCCGATCGGCATTCTTCTGGCGCTCGGGCGGCGCTCGAAGATGCCGGTGGTCAAGATGCTGTGCGTGATCTTCATCGAGACGATCCGCGGCGTGCCGCTCATCACCGTGCTGTTCATGGCCAGCGTTATGCTGCCCCTGTTCCTGCCGGCGGGCGTCACCTTCGACAAGTTCCTGAGAGCCTTGATCGGCGTGTCGCTGTTTGCCGCCGCCTATATGGCGGAAGTGGTGCGCGGTGGCCTCCAGGCCATCCCCAAGGGACAATACGAGGGCGCCGATTCGCTCGGGCTGCGCTACTGGCAGAAGATGTACTTCATCGTCCTGCCGCAGGCGCTGAAGCTGGTCATTCCCGGCATCGTCAACACCTTCATCGGCATGTTCAAGGACACCAGCCTGGTCTACATCATCTCGATGTTCGACCTGCTCGGCGTCGTGCGCCAGAACTTCTCCGACGCCAACTGGGCCACGCCGCAGACGCCGGCTTCCGGCCTAATTTTCGCGGCGGCGGTATTCTGGCTGTTCTGCTTTGGCATGTCCCGCTATTCTATCTTCATGGAACGCCGGCTCGATACCGGTTACAAACGCTGA
- a CDS encoding amino acid ABC transporter permease, whose product MASQEVLSEAPSRGSLINDPKVRAIFVQVVVALALILGVWWIVGNMIDNLQRLRIASGFAFLNGRAGFDISDSAIAYTSDSTYGRAIIVGLINTAIVAAAGIVTATLIGFIVGIGRLSKNWLIAKICTVYVELFRNIPPLLVIFFWYFGVLSVLPLPRDSIGLPFGSFLNSRGFYFPRAVWGEGSWLILLALVLGIAMSWFVAHRARQRQMVTGQQFPVFWTSVALIVGLPLLAFVASGFPLSFDMPKKSTFNLTGGFQVKPEFLSLYLALSFYTAAFIAEIVRAGIKGVSRGQTEAAGALGLRSGPILRLVVVPQAMRIVIPPLTSQYLNLTKNSSLAIAIGYPDLTATTGTVLNQTGQAVECVLIMMAVYLGLSLITSAVMNWVNAKMALVER is encoded by the coding sequence ATGGCATCGCAGGAAGTCCTTAGCGAGGCGCCCAGCCGGGGCTCCTTGATCAATGACCCGAAGGTTCGCGCCATCTTCGTCCAGGTCGTCGTCGCCCTGGCGCTGATACTTGGGGTCTGGTGGATCGTCGGCAACATGATCGACAATCTCCAGCGTCTGCGCATTGCGTCGGGCTTCGCCTTTCTCAACGGGCGCGCCGGTTTCGACATTTCCGACAGTGCCATCGCCTATACGTCGGATTCGACCTATGGCCGCGCCATCATCGTTGGCCTGATCAACACGGCCATCGTCGCCGCGGCCGGCATCGTCACCGCGACCCTCATCGGTTTCATCGTCGGCATTGGCCGGCTCTCGAAAAACTGGCTGATCGCCAAGATCTGCACGGTCTATGTCGAGCTGTTCCGCAACATCCCGCCGCTGCTGGTCATCTTCTTCTGGTATTTCGGCGTCTTGTCGGTACTGCCGCTGCCGCGCGACAGCATCGGATTGCCGTTCGGATCGTTCCTCAACAGTCGCGGCTTCTATTTCCCGCGCGCCGTATGGGGCGAGGGCTCGTGGCTGATCCTGCTCGCCTTGGTGCTGGGCATCGCCATGTCCTGGTTCGTGGCGCACCGCGCCCGCCAGCGCCAGATGGTGACCGGCCAGCAGTTCCCGGTGTTCTGGACATCCGTTGCGCTGATTGTCGGCCTGCCCTTGCTCGCCTTTGTCGCCAGCGGTTTCCCGCTGTCGTTCGACATGCCGAAGAAGTCGACCTTCAACCTGACGGGTGGCTTCCAGGTGAAGCCGGAGTTCCTGTCGCTCTATCTGGCGCTGTCCTTCTATACGGCGGCCTTCATCGCCGAGATCGTGCGCGCCGGCATCAAGGGTGTCAGCCGCGGCCAGACGGAAGCGGCCGGCGCGCTGGGATTGCGGTCGGGGCCGATCCTGCGGCTGGTCGTCGTTCCACAGGCCATGCGCATCGTCATCCCGCCGCTGACCAGCCAGTACCTCAACCTGACCAAGAATTCGTCGCTGGCCATCGCCATCGGTTATCCGGACCTGACGGCAACGACCGGCACGGTGCTCAACCAGACCGGCCAGGCGGTCGAATGCGTGCTCATCATGATGGCGGTCTATCTCGGCCTCAGCCTGATCACCTCCGCGGTGATGAACTGGGTCAACGCCAAGATGGCGCTGGTGGAGAGGTAG